AGAGCTTCAATCTCACCCTGTACTTGAAGCCAGACCAGGCCGAAGCGTTGACCGAAGTTGAATTAGACCGGAAAGGCCTCCTTGCCGAGCGCCAGGATCATTTCAACCGCATAACTGAGATCAATGACCAAGTATGCGAGACGCTCGGTTTGCAGTCGGATCAGCAATCTGCTGTTCGGATTAGATTTTTGCGGCTGAAGAGCGAGATCGAGCACAAGATCCGTAAGTCAGAGCAACTCAAGCTTGCAGAAGCTCCGGTCGTTGATTCTTTCGAACGAATTAAGCGTGCGGCGCGTGCCGCCCGCTACCTCCTTGCCCGAAAGTCGATGATCGAAGCCTTGTTTTTAAAAAGTGCCAAGGACGTGAACTACGAAGCCATTTACTTGGCCATCCAAGACCTGGGTCAAGTGGAAGGCAGTGACACCTGTCCAGCATGTTCTACTCCGTTGCAACGCGTTGTGGAGAACCCCTTTGAAAAGGCAAAGCGAGAGCTTCATACCTTAGGCCGACTGGAGCGTTTAAGGGCCGCTAACCAGCGTAATGACGAGAGGATTCTTCAAATCGTCAGAGAAATTGCCAACGGGCTTGCGGGAATCGAAAAGAACACCCGGTTGGATGTCCCTTGCCGTCTTCACCTAAACGACCTCAAAAGCGAACTGGCCAACTTCCAGGCGTCCACCGACCGAGGAGCGCGTGCGGTGTCCGTGCTAAGTCACTTCGTCTCGCTTGTTAGAGAAGAGACCGCCGAAATCGAGACCTACCTGCAGGCTTGTACACTGAAGAGCGAAGTGTTCGCGCAAACTTCGGAGGCTGTCTCCCGTCTGGGCAGAGCGGTCGAGGTACTACAACAGACGCAAGATGCAATCAAAGATCTATTTGGTGCCAAAAAAACCTGCAAAAAACTGATTGAGACTGCAGGCGAAAAGATCGCGCGACTCATTGATCGACGAAATATTTTAAAACGTGATGACGCCGATACGGCTCGATTCAATACCCTCATTCGTCAATTGCAGGATGAGTACGGCAACCTCTATCAAGATCTGCTGGAGTACAAACTTCACCTTGAGAAGACACGTATCACCGGGATCGAGACGAAGGCGGCTGAGTACTACAAAGCCATCAACGATCATGACGATGAGCATGAGCGTATTGATGCTATCCGCTTCGAGAAGATCAACGACAGCTATCGAATCAAGATCAACGCTGCGAACGGCACAGTGCAGGACGCTTTCTCGGTATTGAGCGAAGGGCACCTTCGCGTGCTCGGCCTTTCGCTTCTGCTGGCAATGGCAGAGAAAAATATGCTCCCGCTGATTGTGTTCGACGACGTCGTGAACGCGATCGACAGCGACCATCGCTCGAACATCATCGACCTGTTTTTCTCTGACCCTTACCTTCGGCGTACTCAGATGGTCGTGACAACACATGACCGTCTGTTCTGGGAGCGCTTCTGCATCATCGCTGATCGGCACCCTCAGGCTGATCAGCACACAAGTTGCGTCTTGAGCTACACGAACAGAGGCATCGTGGCGGTCGATCACTCAGGTGGATTTCAAGGCAAGGTGCATGAGGCGTTGCGCGTCTATGACGTGAGGCAGGCATTGATTTATTGCCGGATCTGGTTCGAGTCGATCGTGATCGAGTACTGTCTGGATAATGCCGTGGCGATCACAGCTCAGTTCGGCAAGTCTCAGTTAAAAAAGAACGTATATCTGCAGGTCAGTCTGGAGAGAACTTTCTCACTTATCGAGCCGCTGCTCGCTTACGATCCTGTCCACTTCAACCTGATCAAAAATGATCTGGTGAACTGGGCGGGTCAGAACCAGGAACACCACGCATTTGATGAGGGGAGCCTGAATTTCGTTCATTCAAAAACCAGTAAGGAAGTGGTCAGAGTCTACGATGCGATTCGCTTACTTGAATGCCAGCTTTTCCCTCTCAAGAAGAACATTGCTTGTAAGGTGTTTCTGGTTGAAGTGAACAATAAGATCGATCAGTGGGTGGCGAAGCTTGCCAAGCTCGCTCAGGCTCCAGAGGACGTGAAAAAGGACGCTGAGGCGCGCCTGAGACTCCTGCGCAGGCGGGCAGATGAGCTGACTCAGGAGCTAGCCTACATCGCCGTCTGCCTAGCCGAGATGGCTAAACTAAATCTTCTGCCAAGCGGCCAGATGCATCCGGACGACGAGCTTCTGGAAGAGGGGGGCTAGGATGCAGATGTTCGCCTCCCCAAAGATTAGCGGCTACCAGAGGCCAGTGCCCAGCTAGAGTTGCGGAAAGAGCCATTCGAAGGAAACTCACGCCCCCCGATCACGGACATATACCAGCGCCTGCGCACACCCAGCGTATCGGCGGTTTTTACGTGCTACGAATGACGCGCACCAACGTGTTCTTCCATGATGCATCATGGCTTGAGTACGTCGTGCGCCCCCGAAGATCCTCGACAGGAAAATACATGGCGACCAAGCCAAAGAAAAAAAACTCCAAGAATCGGACACGTCGCAATGCCGGCGGCGCTGCGACGGCGTCCGGGATGAACTTTCAGGCTGCTGTCACGGCGATCGCTGGGAGTCACTTGTTGCTTGGCGCATCGCTCGGGTGGCTTGACGGCTTGATTGAGGATATCCCAACCGCGATCTGGGCCGAGACTGGCGGTCCGGGTGACGATATCCGGATTGAGTTGAGAAACGGCGAAGTTCTCGAAGCGCAGGTCAAGCGCGGTTTGAGTCGTGGCGAGAATTTGTGGGAGGCCATGCGAGCACTGGCGGTTGGTCTTGACGCAGGCACGATCCAGTACGGCGTCCTCATCGTTTCGCCCGACACGAGTAAGACCATCTGGACGGACTTGGCCAGAGATAACCGACGTCTTGGTGAAGGGCGCACCGACAACCTAAGCGATATCGGTCTGGAATGGCTCAGACGACTAACCGATGCCGCGCTGCCTGTGAACGAGGTGTGTGCCTGCCTCCGTATTCACGTTGTGCATGCATCGGATGCAGATCATGTCTCGGTGATGATGGCTCGGGCCCGCCTGGCAAGCAGCTTCGCCAGCGCCTCCGATGCAGATAGCATTTGGTTCCGACTGTTACAAGACGCGCATGTAATCACAGAACGACGCGGCCGCTGGGAACAAGCTGGCTTGGCTCAAATGCTGATGGGGATGGGGGTGCAAGCGAGTGCAGCCGCAACACCGGCAAGTGTCGCCCCCCGGGTCAGTTGCTGGGTCGCTGATTCTAACCAGCACTTTTCTTTGCTCGGTGTTAAAAACTCGCTTTCGATGGACAAGGCTTGGTTGCCTCTCAAAGCCGGTGTGGCGGATCCGGGCGAGCCAGAGCCCACTGATCCAGTCGCGGCCTTGGCACACTATCATGCTGCTTCCGGCGCCTCGCGTTCGAGGTGGAACAAACAAAAGACTCTAGAAGCCGAATGGGTCGGTCGGTTCTACACACGCGCCGTCGTGATCGGAGGACCGGGCATGGGCAAGAGCACGCTCATGACTCGGCTCGCTTGTCTATATGCGCGCGATGGACTACCGGTCCTCAAGGTTCGCTTGCGGGATATTGCTGCTCGACTCGCCGCGGGCAACAGCTTCGATGAAAGCGTTTTGCAGTTGGGCTTGGATGGATCAGGAGTCCCGTTCCAACAGGTTCGCGACAGTTCGCTTGCCGACTGGGTTTTGCTATGCGATGGGCTAGACGAATGCGATGCACACCAAGAGCTGGTGGCAACACGCATCCGACAGTTTAGCGCAGGTAATCCGCGCGTCCGAATTATCGTAACGACTCGCCCAATTGGGTACCAGACTGGGGAACTATCGGAGTGGAGACACTACGAACTGATCGCTCCAGATGCCGAGCGAGGAGCGGAGAACTTAGCCAAGTTGTTACAGGCCGCCTCCCCCAAGCGCGCGGCGGAGGATTCTGACTGGGCCTTTGCTTTGGCGACCGAGCAATTGGAAGGTAACGCGGCGAAGGCCGTGATTTCGCAAAGTCCACAACTGTTAGGCATGGCCGCGTCCTTGCTAGCACGCGGTGGCACCTTGGGCACGTCCAAGACTGAGCTATATCAAAACCTCTTCGAGGTCATCGATGCTGAGCCAAACACCCGCAAAGCGCTGGATGATCAACCTGATTCAGCCGTGTTGGCCCGGGTCTTTGACATCGTTGGCTGGGAACTGATTGCTGACCCACTCGCCAAGACTTCTGATCTACTGACTCGAACTGCCATTCATCTTCGCGCGGATCTGGGCGTGATGCCGCTCAAGGCCAAGTCCATCGTCAACGCCGCTTTGAAGTACTGGCAGCAGGTAGGCCTGATAGAGCAAGTGCGCCACGGAGCGACGACCTTGATCACGTTCGTTCACAAAACTTTTGCTGAGTTCGCTGCAGCAAGGTTCGTATGGACAAACCACGAGGCGACCGAACGTGCGCGCTGGTTATCTTCGTGCCTGGATGACTACGAACGTTGGAGCGAGGTGGTGGTCTTTGCCAGCGCCAAGATGTGCGAGGAAGTCCTGCAGGCTTTGCTGGTGCGGGTGGCGCAGGGGGATCGCCATGCACTCGAGCGGGCCTTGGGATTGTTGGTAGCAACCCCTGCCGGCGTGTTGGACGATACCGTCCAGCGTCTTGTGCAGTTGTCATTTGCGCAAGTTGACGCCGATAACACGGTGGTGGCTTACCGTTTCGGATTGCTTTTGGCACGACTTGTCACGCGATTTGAGCCAGTGATTGGCGCACTATCTAGGGCACGGTTGCATTCAACCCAACCCTGGACACAAAGGGTGGCGTGGGCATGTGAAGTCGAGATGGCCGAGTTCGATATCGATACAGCCCAAAACAAGCTGCACGAGTTTTTGGCAAGCAGCTCTCCATCGACGTCGATAAATTCAATGATGTCAATCAGTAGCTTGTCGCTCAGGCGGAACCCGGAAAACGAGCTCCACGAGAGCATGGCGCTAGCCTTAGTGCGACGCAGGTTAGCAGACCGTTCGGTCGATCAGCTTACTGCCTTGCTTAAGCTGTTTACTGACCAAGCCTTCGATACCGTCGGCTTCAGCATTAAGCTGAGTAAGCTTGCAAATCAGGCGGGTATGGAGCTGCCACATGTCCGGCATAACCTGAGCGGTGACGCTCTCGCAGCGATGTTCCCCGCCGTCGAATACAGGCAAGCGCATACCACAGCCATGGATGCATTTCTCAGCACCCTGGCCACTCAGAATGAATCCATTGGCAATGGGACAGCACTAGACCCAACGCTGCAACTGAGCGCGCTGTTCGAGATCACTGGATGGAACGAATCGCCCGCGTCGGATATCTGGTGGGCGATGAAGCCCGTCGACCGTGAGCCGATGCGTGAGGTCCTGCGTGGGATAATCGCACTTTCGGTAATTCACCCTGGACAGCTCCAGCTCGAGGCAGCGGCTGTGCGTGCACAAATTAAAGACGAACACGCAGATCCAGAAGCTTGGTTTATTCCCCACACCGTCGAAGTCGATGTCCCGGAACTGGACTGGAGTCGGGCAGGTTCCTTGGGGCTCGACCGCGCCAAGCTTGAGCATGCCGCCCTGCAACGGCCTCAATGGTTAGCGATATCGGCGACCAGACTACTTGAAAGTCTCGAGCCTCCGGACCCGGATCGGCTCGCCGATCTGCTCGCCAAGGCAACTGGCCTGGGAGTATTTACTGCCTGCCACCTCGCACGCCAGCAAGGCGAGATCGGCTTAAAGCTCCTGCTTGATCGTCTGGATGGTCCGATCACCTCCGGATTCGAACATCTTATAGGAGCACTCGCAAAAACCAGCACGACCTGGCCGCAGGTGGCTGACGGTGTGGGTAAGGCGATGCATGCGTCCAATGCACGCGTCGCGGTGGCGGCGGCGAGTTTGACGCTCAAGCACGTCAAAGGTGGGGGCGCGGTGCCTGAATCGATGTTGGAAGCGGCGTACCAGTATTGGTTGGCCCATGAAGAGCCCTATCCCGTGTCCTCGGGCACCGTTCCAGACAGTCCGAGGGAGACGCTTTTGGAGGCGATGAACTACCTTCGGCCGGTTTCAGATGAGCGGGCGGTCGAGCTACTCAATGATATGCGTCGCGATATGAAGGATTTAGCTCTGTCCTGGCTGATCCAGCGTGCCACTCGGTCTCCAATATCACGATCGAAGCTGGTCACATCCATGAGGGGAAAACTCCCCAATGCAGAGTCGGTTGCAAGATTGCTTGATTCGGAGATTGCCTTCGACGAGGCAGAGATATCGCAACTGTGCGATCTGTTTTCCGATGCCGATCCTGACTATCGGCTGGCTGCGTTGCGACTGATTAAGCCTCATCGAATGCCCAACGACCTGCTGACGGCGAAGCTCAAAGCACTAATGACCGACACATATTCCGATGTCGGCCGCACTGCGCGAACGCTGTGGGATACCTTGGAAACCGATGGCGGCGTCGATTGAGGGCATCCGGACAGCTTGGAGTTGGCGATGCTAGCCGTTGGCTAGCCATTTGCC
This region of Pseudomonas asgharzadehiana genomic DNA includes:
- a CDS encoding NACHT domain-containing protein; its protein translation is MTRTNVFFHDASWLEYVVRPRRSSTGKYMATKPKKKNSKNRTRRNAGGAATASGMNFQAAVTAIAGSHLLLGASLGWLDGLIEDIPTAIWAETGGPGDDIRIELRNGEVLEAQVKRGLSRGENLWEAMRALAVGLDAGTIQYGVLIVSPDTSKTIWTDLARDNRRLGEGRTDNLSDIGLEWLRRLTDAALPVNEVCACLRIHVVHASDADHVSVMMARARLASSFASASDADSIWFRLLQDAHVITERRGRWEQAGLAQMLMGMGVQASAAATPASVAPRVSCWVADSNQHFSLLGVKNSLSMDKAWLPLKAGVADPGEPEPTDPVAALAHYHAASGASRSRWNKQKTLEAEWVGRFYTRAVVIGGPGMGKSTLMTRLACLYARDGLPVLKVRLRDIAARLAAGNSFDESVLQLGLDGSGVPFQQVRDSSLADWVLLCDGLDECDAHQELVATRIRQFSAGNPRVRIIVTTRPIGYQTGELSEWRHYELIAPDAERGAENLAKLLQAASPKRAAEDSDWAFALATEQLEGNAAKAVISQSPQLLGMAASLLARGGTLGTSKTELYQNLFEVIDAEPNTRKALDDQPDSAVLARVFDIVGWELIADPLAKTSDLLTRTAIHLRADLGVMPLKAKSIVNAALKYWQQVGLIEQVRHGATTLITFVHKTFAEFAAARFVWTNHEATERARWLSSCLDDYERWSEVVVFASAKMCEEVLQALLVRVAQGDRHALERALGLLVATPAGVLDDTVQRLVQLSFAQVDADNTVVAYRFGLLLARLVTRFEPVIGALSRARLHSTQPWTQRVAWACEVEMAEFDIDTAQNKLHEFLASSSPSTSINSMMSISSLSLRRNPENELHESMALALVRRRLADRSVDQLTALLKLFTDQAFDTVGFSIKLSKLANQAGMELPHVRHNLSGDALAAMFPAVEYRQAHTTAMDAFLSTLATQNESIGNGTALDPTLQLSALFEITGWNESPASDIWWAMKPVDREPMREVLRGIIALSVIHPGQLQLEAAAVRAQIKDEHADPEAWFIPHTVEVDVPELDWSRAGSLGLDRAKLEHAALQRPQWLAISATRLLESLEPPDPDRLADLLAKATGLGVFTACHLARQQGEIGLKLLLDRLDGPITSGFEHLIGALAKTSTTWPQVADGVGKAMHASNARVAVAAASLTLKHVKGGGAVPESMLEAAYQYWLAHEEPYPVSSGTVPDSPRETLLEAMNYLRPVSDERAVELLNDMRRDMKDLALSWLIQRATRSPISRSKLVTSMRGKLPNAESVARLLDSEIAFDEAEISQLCDLFSDADPDYRLAALRLIKPHRMPNDLLTAKLKALMTDTYSDVGRTARTLWDTLETDGGVD
- a CDS encoding AAA family ATPase; the protein is MSQYLLSFAKSHLDGKSDGYLALLWCMAKASQDRGRYSDHIKSYLASNADQLLNTNFQRIGALFKRGLESRPELDWVAPSGLSPLLDLQVKNFRGFGELSADDRGSFLRFSKMKNIFYAPNGGGKSSLCEAIEYGTTGHIKEADRRKTKVKAYIARDSAKPTLSLVGRDRKAVTKSLAWSACFIDRNRLQEFSLLGSKDTGSAESDVVASLFGLEEFQEIIGRFVKPESFNLTLYLKPDQAEALTEVELDRKGLLAERQDHFNRITEINDQVCETLGLQSDQQSAVRIRFLRLKSEIEHKIRKSEQLKLAEAPVVDSFERIKRAARAARYLLARKSMIEALFLKSAKDVNYEAIYLAIQDLGQVEGSDTCPACSTPLQRVVENPFEKAKRELHTLGRLERLRAANQRNDERILQIVREIANGLAGIEKNTRLDVPCRLHLNDLKSELANFQASTDRGARAVSVLSHFVSLVREETAEIETYLQACTLKSEVFAQTSEAVSRLGRAVEVLQQTQDAIKDLFGAKKTCKKLIETAGEKIARLIDRRNILKRDDADTARFNTLIRQLQDEYGNLYQDLLEYKLHLEKTRITGIETKAAEYYKAINDHDDEHERIDAIRFEKINDSYRIKINAANGTVQDAFSVLSEGHLRVLGLSLLLAMAEKNMLPLIVFDDVVNAIDSDHRSNIIDLFFSDPYLRRTQMVVTTHDRLFWERFCIIADRHPQADQHTSCVLSYTNRGIVAVDHSGGFQGKVHEALRVYDVRQALIYCRIWFESIVIEYCLDNAVAITAQFGKSQLKKNVYLQVSLERTFSLIEPLLAYDPVHFNLIKNDLVNWAGQNQEHHAFDEGSLNFVHSKTSKEVVRVYDAIRLLECQLFPLKKNIACKVFLVEVNNKIDQWVAKLAKLAQAPEDVKKDAEARLRLLRRRADELTQELAYIAVCLAEMAKLNLLPSGQMHPDDELLEEGG